CGCGCCCTGCGCGTCGCCGCTGTGCCCGTACCCGGCACGTTCGTACAGAATCACACGCGCGCGCTTCGAAAGCGCGTCCTGCACCCCCGCCCATTCCGCGGCGGTCGATCCCAGGCCGGTCTCGATTATCACCGCCGGGCTCGCGGTGCCTTTTTCGATGATGCAGAGTTTCGTCGTCCCCGCGTCGACGAGTTTCCCATTGACGGGGAGCGCCGCGCGCCACTTCGAGGAAAGAATCGAATTTTTTACGGCGGCGTAGCCTGTGAGGAGCGCCAGCAGACCCACGACAACGGCCGCGAATATTCCGATATATTTTAACAATTTCATAAAGCTTTCTCCATCTGGACGTTTAACGATAGCCCGCCCCGCCGATACGGCGGCAGCGCCGGAAATGCACGCTTTACTTCTTTTCCGCCCCCAGGCGCCTGTATACGAGAATATGGTCCGGCGAGATCTTCTGGGCCGCGGGGACGCGGAAAAAGGGCACGTCCAGGTCGAAGCGCTTTTCCAACCGGTAGTTCAGCCGGTCGGCGAAAAGGTCGTCAAGGAATTCCGGCATGCCCGATTTGCTGTCGCGCTCCATGCGGATGGTCGTCATCCTCCCCGTATCCAGCTCGGGCTTTCTCAAGAAGCGCTGGTAATATTTGGAAGTGAGCACGAGGTAGTCGGGCCTGCGCTTCTCGATATCGCCCACATCATTTTTCACCCGGTACGAGCGGCTTCCCCCGGGAAACCGCGGCAGATACTGGAGATACGAGTAGTACTCGATGACGGCGCCTTTCGTCATGTGCGTGTTCATCCACGCCTCCGCGTCGTAGCGCACGTCTCCGAGCATCGTGGCGTTGACCGAAAGCCCCTCGTACAGCGCGAACGCGCCGACAAGGACCAGCATGACCGATACCGCTTTTTTCCCGAGGCCCGCGGTTTTCTCGAGAAGGTAATCCGCGGCAAACCCCGCGAAGACGGTTATAAACAGGCTGGTGGGAAGCGAGTAGCGGACCGAGCTCTGGCGTATAACCTGCACGAAAAATATCGAGTACGAGAGTGCCGGGAACAGATAGAACAGCTTGAGAAACAGTTCGCGCCCGTCCTTCCTGTACCGATACGCGACCAGCCCCATCCCCGCCACCGACAGCACGAACAGCGGCACCGTCATCGCGTCGAGCATCATGAACTTGATCGAGTCGCGCCACAGGGCGTAGATACCGTCGATCGCGTACGAATACTGGATGTTCCGCACCCCGCCCTCTTTCGTGAGGTGCTCGAACCGCGCGACGAAGCCGTCGGGATTGAAGAGGACGCTCTGCGCCAGGAGCGAGCTCACCACGAGCGCCCCCGCGCCGATCCACAATTTTTTACGGAGGAGGACGTCCCTGATGGACAGGGCTTTATCGGACCTCGCAACGACCTGGTAAACCACCATGAAGAGCACGAAGGGCAGGACGAAGATCGCGTACCCCTGGTCCTTTGACCCGTGCGAAAGGCTCGCGGCGACGACACACCAGACGTAATCGCGCAGGCCGTCGTATTTCACGATGCGTATCAGGAAGTAGAGCGACACCACCGCCCAGAACACGTATGGCACCTCGACCTTGGCGACGTGCGCGTAATAGTTGAGCGAAATATTGAACGAGGCGAGAAGCGCACCGATAAGCGCCGCCCGCTCGCTGAAAAGCTCGCGCGCCCCTAGGTAAAGGAAGTACACCGTGAGAAGGCCCATGGTGACCGATACCAGCCTGTCTATGAGAATGAGCCAGGTCGCGAACTCCGCGGACCTCGCGTAGGAGAGGAACTCGTAAAGCCGGAACCCGTCCGGCGAGATGTGCGCGATGAATGCGCCGATAACCACCGGGAGGTTCAGCACCGCGAGGATGAGCTGGTGGACGACCGGGTACTTGTTGAAATACCCGAAGGAAAACGCCTTGGACAGCCCGATAAGCGGGTGGTACGGCGCGAGTGAATCGGTGAGCCAGTCCTCGACGTTGGGAAGCCCCCAGGTGACGCCCACGAGGTAGATCGCCAGGTCGAGGGCGAGGATGTAGAGGATCGGTTTTTTCAAAGCCGATAAATTGAACCTTCCTGCGAGCCCTTCCAGCATATTCTTTCACCGCACCGGGATTAGTGTTCGTCCGATACCACGACGGTCCGAAACGAGTATTCTGTTTGACAATTTCGCCCCCAGGGTAAACTAAATCAAGAATAATCTTGATTTGACCACGGACGGGTACCAGTGAAAATTGCGATCATATTCCCCAAGGATTCCGAGGCGCTTTTCGACAGGAACTCCACAAGGACATTCGGCGGGGCGAACGTCCAGCTTTTCATGATCGCGCGGGAACTCGCGAATCATAAGGATATCGCCACGTTCTCGCTGATCCCGAATTACCCTGTCATTGACTTTGACGATGCGGACAAATTTTCACTCGTGAAGACCTTCAATGAGTCCGATTCGATGCCGGTGAAGGTGCTCAAGTATCACCGGGCGATAAGAAGACTGAAGCCGGATGTGATTATCCAGAGGGGGCTTACCCTGGAGTCGTGCCTGTTCGCGGTATATTGCCGGTTGTTCGGGATAAAGTTCGTGTTCATGCTGGCGCACGATGTTGAGAGCGAGGGGAGGTACCAAAAAAACCGCAGTAAATGTACTCTCTTCTTTTTGCTATTAAAATTCACAAACCTTATTATCGCGCAAAACGAATTGGAGCGGGATAATGTGAAAAAGGAGCAACCTTCCGCATGCGTCGCCATTCTCAAGAAAGGGTTGGATATCGGCAAAGTCAGGAAGTCTCGGAATAAAGACTACGACTGCATCTGGATTGCGCGTTGTGAACAATGGAAAAATCCGGAGGTCTTCCTTGATCTTGCCGCGGCGAACCCAAAGTTTCGCTTTTGCATGATTT
The nucleotide sequence above comes from Spirochaetota bacterium. Encoded proteins:
- a CDS encoding glycosyltransferase, which produces MKIAIIFPKDSEALFDRNSTRTFGGANVQLFMIARELANHKDIATFSLIPNYPVIDFDDADKFSLVKTFNESDSMPVKVLKYHRAIRRLKPDVIIQRGLTLESCLFAVYCRLFGIKFVFMLAHDVESEGRYQKNRSKCTLFFLLLKFTNLIIAQNELERDNVKKEQPSACVAILKKGLDIGKVRKSRNKDYDCIWIARCEQWKNPEVFLDLAAANPKFRFCMICSKVAGHEVYFEEVRKRARGIRNVTFFEFVKYDDVYTLLAKSRVFCITSSFEGDWPMTVLEATATGLPVLSYKLNYGELLNNYEAGYYCEGSMKLIYSYFTKLLTDSRMYHRKSNRAFSYAYDLHSIESNVAALINLLIS